A single window of Flavobacterium aestivum DNA harbors:
- a CDS encoding NAD(P)/FAD-dependent oxidoreductase codes for MNQNFDILIVGGGAAGFFTAINIVEKNPKTKVAILERGSEVLGKVRISGGGRCNVTHACFEPNELVKFYPRGEKELRGPFHQFCSGDTIEWFEKHGVELKIEEDGRMFPVSNSSQTIIDCFVKTTQKLGIKVLTGQSVQSIFKKDNFWKVETQNENYIAEKLVLATGSNPKIWEMLQQQGHAIVSPVPSLFTFNIKDPRIKELPGVAAQVTVKVKDTKLTSTGPLLITHWGMSGPAILKLSAWGARTLFDKNYQFTIFVNWLNDVDTEDAEKLLKTLKQEHAKKAVSKKSPFEFPNRLWESLVLASNIEAETKWADLSKVQLQNLSNQLTNGTFQVNGKSTFKEEFVTAGGIDLKEINFKTMESKLHENLYFAGEIVNIDAITGGFNFQNAWTSGFIVANSI; via the coding sequence ATGAATCAAAATTTTGACATACTAATAGTTGGCGGAGGTGCCGCAGGGTTTTTTACAGCTATCAATATTGTAGAGAAAAATCCAAAAACTAAAGTTGCCATTCTAGAAAGAGGATCAGAAGTACTGGGAAAAGTTCGTATTTCTGGTGGAGGACGCTGCAATGTAACCCATGCCTGTTTTGAACCAAACGAATTGGTAAAGTTTTATCCTCGTGGTGAAAAAGAATTACGAGGTCCTTTTCATCAATTTTGTTCTGGAGATACAATAGAATGGTTTGAAAAACATGGAGTCGAACTCAAAATTGAAGAAGATGGACGCATGTTTCCAGTTTCTAATTCTTCCCAAACCATTATCGATTGTTTTGTAAAAACAACTCAAAAGCTTGGGATTAAAGTACTCACTGGTCAAAGCGTTCAGTCGATATTCAAAAAAGATAATTTTTGGAAAGTCGAAACGCAAAACGAAAATTATATTGCAGAAAAATTGGTTCTTGCCACAGGAAGTAATCCTAAAATTTGGGAAATGCTTCAACAACAAGGTCATGCAATAGTAAGTCCAGTTCCTTCATTATTTACATTTAATATAAAAGACCCACGTATCAAAGAATTACCAGGCGTGGCGGCACAAGTTACCGTAAAGGTAAAAGATACCAAATTGACTTCAACAGGTCCATTATTAATCACACATTGGGGAATGAGTGGTCCGGCAATCTTGAAATTATCGGCTTGGGGAGCAAGAACTTTGTTTGATAAAAACTACCAGTTTACCATATTTGTCAATTGGCTCAACGATGTTGATACCGAAGACGCCGAAAAACTTTTAAAAACTTTAAAACAAGAACACGCTAAAAAAGCTGTTTCGAAGAAATCTCCTTTCGAATTTCCAAATCGTTTATGGGAGAGTTTAGTTTTAGCATCGAATATTGAAGCCGAAACCAAATGGGCTGATTTATCCAAAGTACAATTACAAAATTTATCCAATCAATTAACAAATGGTACTTTTCAAGTAAATGGAAAAAGCACCTTTAAAGAAGAATTTGTAACTGCAGGCGGAATCGATTTAAAAGAAATCAACTTCAAAACAATGGAAAGCAAACTCCATGAAAATCTTTATTTTGCTGGAGAAATTGTAAATATTGACGCCATTACAGGTGGATTCAACTTCCAGAATGCCTGGACAAGTGGGTTTATTGTGGCGAATTCAATTTAA
- a CDS encoding TspO/MBR family protein codes for MNKITRILSIVVTCLTVGYFSGIITRSAITTWYPTLIKPSFNPPNWIFAPVWSMLYIMMGLAAGLVWDRIDFEKEIVKKALLFFAIQLALNALWSYLFFGLKNPMLAGLEIVILWLMIYETYIQFAKINKISGYLFIPYLLWVSFATILNGSIWWLNR; via the coding sequence ATGAATAAGATTACTCGAATATTATCTATAGTTGTTACCTGTCTTACGGTGGGTTATTTTTCAGGAATTATTACCCGTTCTGCAATTACAACTTGGTATCCTACATTGATTAAGCCTAGTTTTAATCCTCCTAACTGGATCTTTGCTCCTGTTTGGAGTATGCTTTATATCATGATGGGACTTGCAGCTGGATTGGTTTGGGACAGAATAGATTTTGAAAAAGAAATCGTTAAAAAAGCATTATTGTTTTTTGCTATTCAACTTGCTTTAAATGCATTGTGGTCGTATTTGTTTTTTGGACTAAAAAATCCAATGCTAGCTGGTTTAGAAATAGTTATTCTATGGTTGATGATTTATGAAACCTATATTCAATTTGCCAAAATCAATAAAATTTCAGGGTATTTATTTATCCCTTATTTACTTTGGGTGAGTTTTGCCACGATTTTGAATGGCAGTATTTGGTGGTTGAATAGGTAA
- a CDS encoding geranylgeranylglycerol-phosphate geranylgeranyltransferase, translating to MLSRQNKLFVLKIISLFSVVRGYNIPIIALAQYLSAIFILAPEKRALSIILDFQLFIIVLASSLTIASGYIINSFYDSKKDLINRPNKSQLDRLVSQKTKLQVYFSLNFFVALIAFFVSFRAVLFFSVYIFLIWFYSHKIKKYTLVGNLMAAFLAVLPFFGILLYFYLKMPLYEIENNSAKLSVILSHASFLFLLILIREMIKDLENLKGDLANDYKTIPIIYGEEISKKIITGLTLMTIVPVYFLINVYDVGYMDIYFYSCFIVLIFFLLYLWKWNTKEQYILLHNVLKFLIVSGVFCIVLINPSVLWNGKKILMTI from the coding sequence ATGTTAAGCAGGCAGAATAAACTATTTGTATTAAAAATTATCAGTTTATTTTCTGTGGTTAGAGGGTATAATATCCCTATTATAGCTTTAGCTCAATATCTATCAGCCATATTTATACTAGCGCCAGAAAAAAGGGCCCTATCAATAATTCTTGACTTTCAGCTGTTTATTATTGTATTGGCTTCTAGTTTAACGATTGCTTCAGGCTACATAATCAATAGTTTTTACGACAGTAAAAAAGACTTAATCAATCGTCCCAATAAATCGCAATTAGATCGATTGGTAAGCCAAAAAACAAAACTTCAAGTATATTTTAGTCTTAACTTTTTTGTGGCCTTAATCGCGTTTTTTGTTTCTTTTAGGGCTGTTTTATTCTTTTCAGTTTATATTTTTCTTATATGGTTTTATTCACATAAAATCAAGAAGTACACTTTGGTAGGGAATTTAATGGCGGCTTTTTTAGCGGTCCTCCCCTTTTTTGGAATTCTGCTCTATTTTTACTTAAAAATGCCATTGTATGAAATCGAAAACAATAGCGCTAAACTTTCTGTAATTCTTTCCCATGCATCTTTCCTTTTCCTATTAATATTGATTCGGGAAATGATAAAAGATTTAGAAAACTTAAAAGGAGATTTGGCAAATGATTACAAAACCATTCCAATTATTTATGGAGAAGAAATATCTAAAAAAATAATTACAGGATTGACGCTTATGACTATTGTACCCGTCTATTTTTTAATAAATGTTTATGACGTTGGTTATATGGACATTTATTTTTACAGTTGCTTTATTGTTCTCATTTTCTTTTTACTTTATCTCTGGAAATGGAATACAAAGGAGCAATACATATTACTGCATAACGTTTTGAAATTCCTTATTGTTTCAGGTGTATTTTGCATTGTGCTAATCAATCCAAGTGTTTTATGGAATGGTAAAAAAATATTAATGACAATTTAG
- a CDS encoding alpha-amylase family glycosyl hydrolase: protein MTKKITTLSFLLLLITSIAFAQAKKERNVKSKTEKTPFVWEGANLYFLMTDRFYNADKSNDVNFNRNKKTGKLRGFEGGDIKGIIQKLDEGYFTKLGVNVIWFTPIVEQIHDGVDEGTGFSYGFHGYWARDWTALDPNFGTKKDLAELVKKAHNKGIRIMLDGVINHTGPVTDVDTVWPEGWVRTEPKCQYSNFENTTACTLVANLPDVKTESTTAVSLPPFLIEKWKAEGRYEKEVASLDAFFKRTGYPRTPKYYIIKWLTDYITEFGIDGYRADTVKHTNEGVWADFKTQCDNSFSEWKKNNPTKVLDNNPFYTIAEVYNYNISSGQLFDFGDRKVNYYENGFSAMINFEFKSDAQKEYSFIFKKYSDLLNNQLKGYSVLNYLSSHDDSSPFDPNRTKSIESGTKLLLTPGISQIYYGDESARSLVVEGTQGDATLRSFMNWDVIITNKTTQQVLTHWRKLGQFRANHPSVGAGVNAEISTKPYVCSRTFAKGNYTDSVVIGLDLVKGKKEIPVGSAFKEGAKLRDAYSGKLATVLNKKVMIDSEFDIVLLEIKK from the coding sequence ATGACAAAAAAAATCACAACACTGTCTTTTTTGCTATTATTGATTACTTCAATAGCTTTTGCACAAGCAAAAAAAGAAAGAAATGTAAAATCAAAAACCGAAAAAACGCCCTTTGTTTGGGAAGGCGCCAATTTGTACTTTTTGATGACAGATCGTTTTTATAACGCAGATAAATCAAATGATGTCAATTTCAATAGAAACAAAAAAACCGGTAAACTCCGTGGTTTCGAAGGTGGCGATATCAAAGGAATTATTCAAAAACTAGACGAGGGTTATTTTACAAAACTAGGTGTCAATGTAATTTGGTTTACTCCTATTGTCGAACAAATTCACGATGGAGTAGATGAAGGAACAGGCTTTAGTTATGGATTTCATGGATATTGGGCTAGAGATTGGACAGCTTTAGATCCAAACTTCGGAACCAAGAAAGACTTAGCCGAATTGGTAAAAAAAGCCCATAACAAAGGAATCCGTATTATGCTTGATGGTGTAATTAATCATACTGGTCCAGTTACCGATGTAGATACTGTTTGGCCGGAAGGTTGGGTTAGAACAGAGCCTAAATGTCAATACAGTAATTTTGAAAACACAACCGCTTGTACATTAGTGGCCAATTTACCCGATGTAAAAACGGAAAGCACTACTGCTGTAAGCCTCCCTCCTTTTTTAATCGAAAAATGGAAAGCCGAAGGAAGATACGAAAAGGAAGTGGCTTCATTGGATGCCTTTTTTAAAAGAACAGGCTACCCAAGAACTCCAAAATATTATATCATAAAATGGCTTACAGATTATATTACTGAGTTTGGAATTGATGGTTATAGAGCTGATACCGTAAAACATACCAACGAAGGTGTTTGGGCAGATTTCAAAACACAATGTGATAATTCTTTTTCCGAGTGGAAAAAAAATAATCCAACCAAAGTATTGGACAATAATCCATTTTACACTATTGCGGAAGTCTATAATTACAACATCAGTAGTGGACAACTATTTGATTTTGGCGACCGAAAAGTAAATTATTACGAAAATGGTTTTTCTGCTATGATTAATTTTGAATTTAAAAGCGATGCTCAAAAAGAATATTCTTTTATATTCAAAAAATATTCAGATTTGCTCAATAATCAATTGAAAGGATATTCAGTCCTGAACTATTTGTCTTCGCACGATGATAGTTCTCCTTTTGATCCCAATCGAACAAAAAGCATCGAAAGCGGAACGAAATTATTGCTAACACCAGGTATTTCCCAAATCTATTATGGAGATGAATCGGCACGATCATTAGTCGTCGAAGGAACTCAAGGAGATGCAACATTGCGTTCGTTTATGAATTGGGATGTCATAATAACTAATAAAACAACGCAACAGGTACTTACACATTGGCGAAAATTAGGTCAATTCAGAGCCAATCACCCATCGGTAGGAGCTGGTGTAAATGCAGAGATTTCAACAAAACCTTATGTGTGTTCCAGAACTTTTGCTAAAGGAAACTATACAGATTCAGTTGTAATCGGATTGGATTTGGTTAAAGGGAAAAAAGAAATTCCGGTAGGATCAGCATTTAAAGAAGGTGCAAAACTTAGAGATGCTTATTCCGGTAAATTAGCAACTGTTTTAAATAAAAAAGTTATGATTGACAGTGAGTTTGATATTGTATTATTAGAAATAAAAAAATAA
- a CDS encoding mevalonate kinase family protein, translating into MKGPLFYSKILLFGEYGIIRDSKGLSIPYNFYNGALKKDANPSEEALQSNAHLKRFVTYLEQLQKEQPDLVTFDLDTLSNDVQTGMYFDSSIPQGYGVGSSGALVAAIYDKYANNKITVLENLTREKLLTLKAIFSQMESFFHGKSSGLDPLNSYLSIPILINSKDNIEATGIPTQSFNGKGAVFLLDSGIVGETAPMVNIFMENLKDKGFRTMLKNQFVKYTDACVENFLGGDMKSLFENTKKLSKVVLNNFKPMIPEQFHSIWQAGIDSNDYYLKLCGSGGGGYILGFTEDLERAKASLKDFKLEVVYQF; encoded by the coding sequence ATGAAAGGACCTTTATTTTACTCAAAAATATTACTCTTTGGAGAATACGGAATTATCCGTGACTCAAAAGGTTTATCAATTCCTTATAACTTCTATAATGGTGCTTTAAAGAAAGACGCAAATCCTTCAGAAGAAGCTTTGCAATCCAACGCACATTTAAAACGTTTTGTAACTTATTTAGAGCAATTACAAAAGGAGCAACCTGATTTGGTAACTTTTGATTTAGATACTTTAAGTAATGATGTCCAAACAGGAATGTATTTTGACTCAAGTATTCCTCAAGGATATGGTGTGGGTAGTAGTGGTGCTTTGGTAGCTGCTATTTATGACAAGTATGCAAACAATAAAATTACCGTTTTAGAGAATTTAACACGTGAAAAATTATTGACTCTAAAAGCTATTTTTTCGCAAATGGAAAGTTTCTTCCACGGAAAAAGTTCAGGATTAGACCCTCTAAACAGTTATTTGAGTATTCCAATTTTGATCAACTCCAAAGATAACATTGAAGCTACCGGAATTCCTACCCAAAGTTTTAATGGTAAAGGAGCAGTATTTTTATTAGACTCAGGAATTGTTGGAGAAACGGCTCCTATGGTTAATATTTTTATGGAAAACCTGAAAGACAAAGGGTTTCGTACGATGTTAAAAAACCAATTTGTTAAATACACAGACGCTTGTGTAGAAAATTTCTTGGGCGGCGATATGAAGTCATTATTTGAAAACACCAAAAAACTATCTAAAGTAGTTTTGAATAATTTCAAACCAATGATTCCGGAACAATTTCATAGTATTTGGCAAGCAGGAATAGATTCAAATGATTACTACTTAAAATTATGTGGCTCAGGTGGCGGTGGCTATATCCTAGGATTTACCGAAGATTTAGAACGTGCAAAAGCATCATTGAAAGATTTTAAGTTAGAAGTAGTTTATCAATTTTAA
- a CDS encoding TIM-barrel domain-containing protein has translation MKNIILFLLVSSISFAQNANRKFESYKLVQNTLEIKTSDGQYFIKPYSDKIIETTFLPVGENLNSNSHAVVLTPAKTVFKIKQNQNQLVFSSNGITVSIVKSPFQITYLYKNKELISEKNGYAKRENVAISKEQPKETLEFNLDASEALYGAGARALGMNRRGNRLELYNQADYGYGTHSKKMNFSIPLVLSSKIYAVHFDNGAIGYLDLDSKKDNTLVYETISGRKTYQVIAGDTWTDLISNYTILTGKQPLVPRWALGNFSSRFGYHTQDEVTKTIDKYIKDEIPVDAIILDLYWFGKTVQGTMGNLDWDKDNFSDPKKMITDLNSKGVKTILITEPFILTTSKKWQEAVDKKILATDKVGNPFKYDFYFGNTGLVDVFKPEGKTWFWNIYKNLINQGIGGWWGDLGEPEVFPSAAFTTQGSADEVHNIYGHTWAKMIRDGYATDFPTVRPFILMRAGYSGSQNYGMIPWSGDVSRSWEGLQSQPEIALQMGMQGMAYMHSDLGGFAGDYFDNELYIRWLQYGVFQPVYRPHAQEDVASEPVYKDIVTKAKAKKQIELRYQMLLYNYTLAFENNNKGLPLMRPLFFEEPQNEKLLNSCDSYLWGNDFLVTPITKAAVTSTSIYFPKSNNWFDFYTDKKHEAGATETVSVSADNIPVFVRGGAFIPMIKTIQNTSKYSLANFDLHFYYDEKATNSFGKVYNDDGLTSNAYEKGAYEIINFANNTTAKLITIKVNTIVGKSFTSIDKKINLVVHNVNKPIKITVNGMNVDFKTNTNTLEIPVAIEKGMDKEIKIQL, from the coding sequence ATGAAAAATATTATTTTATTCCTATTAGTTTCAAGTATTTCATTTGCGCAAAATGCAAACAGGAAATTCGAAAGCTATAAATTAGTTCAAAACACATTAGAAATAAAAACTTCTGATGGGCAGTATTTCATTAAACCCTATTCAGACAAAATAATCGAAACCACTTTTCTACCTGTTGGAGAAAATTTGAATTCCAACTCACATGCCGTTGTTTTGACTCCTGCAAAAACGGTCTTTAAAATAAAGCAAAACCAAAACCAATTAGTTTTTTCCTCTAATGGAATTACAGTTTCTATTGTAAAAAGTCCATTTCAAATCACTTATTTGTATAAAAACAAAGAGCTGATTTCCGAAAAAAATGGATATGCAAAAAGAGAAAATGTCGCTATCAGTAAAGAGCAACCCAAAGAAACATTAGAGTTTAATCTAGATGCTTCCGAAGCTCTTTACGGAGCTGGAGCTCGTGCATTAGGCATGAACCGACGCGGAAATCGTTTGGAATTGTACAACCAAGCCGATTATGGATATGGAACGCATTCCAAGAAAATGAATTTCTCTATTCCGCTTGTGCTGTCTTCTAAAATTTATGCAGTTCATTTTGATAATGGAGCCATCGGATATTTAGATTTAGACAGTAAAAAAGACAACACTCTAGTTTATGAAACCATCTCTGGAAGAAAAACCTATCAAGTAATTGCTGGAGATACTTGGACAGATTTAATTTCAAATTATACCATACTTACAGGAAAACAACCACTTGTTCCTCGTTGGGCATTAGGAAATTTTTCAAGCCGTTTTGGATATCACACACAAGACGAAGTAACGAAAACCATAGACAAATACATCAAAGATGAAATTCCTGTAGACGCCATAATCCTTGATTTGTATTGGTTTGGGAAAACCGTTCAAGGGACAATGGGAAACTTAGATTGGGATAAAGATAATTTCTCTGATCCAAAGAAAATGATAACCGATTTGAACAGTAAAGGAGTAAAAACGATTTTAATAACAGAACCATTTATTCTAACAACTTCAAAAAAATGGCAAGAAGCGGTAGACAAAAAAATATTAGCCACAGATAAAGTTGGAAATCCATTTAAATATGATTTCTATTTTGGCAACACCGGATTGGTAGACGTTTTTAAACCCGAAGGAAAAACTTGGTTTTGGAATATCTACAAAAACTTAATCAATCAAGGAATTGGTGGTTGGTGGGGCGATTTAGGAGAGCCAGAAGTTTTCCCTTCAGCAGCTTTTACCACTCAAGGTTCTGCCGATGAAGTGCATAATATTTATGGCCACACTTGGGCAAAAATGATTCGTGATGGGTATGCAACAGATTTCCCAACTGTGCGCCCTTTTATTTTAATGCGAGCTGGATATTCAGGCTCTCAAAATTACGGAATGATTCCTTGGTCCGGAGACGTAAGCCGTTCTTGGGAAGGACTACAATCACAACCCGAAATCGCATTACAAATGGGAATGCAGGGAATGGCGTATATGCACTCCGATTTAGGAGGATTTGCAGGAGACTATTTTGACAATGAATTGTACATCCGTTGGTTACAATACGGAGTTTTCCAACCTGTATATCGTCCACATGCCCAAGAAGATGTAGCTTCCGAACCAGTCTATAAAGATATCGTGACTAAGGCCAAAGCCAAAAAACAAATCGAGTTGCGTTACCAAATGCTGCTTTATAACTACACACTAGCTTTCGAAAACAACAACAAAGGTTTGCCATTGATGCGTCCCCTATTTTTCGAAGAACCTCAAAACGAAAAACTATTAAATTCTTGTGATTCTTATTTGTGGGGAAATGATTTTTTGGTGACCCCAATTACTAAAGCCGCTGTTACAAGTACCTCAATTTATTTTCCAAAAAGCAACAATTGGTTTGATTTTTATACTGACAAAAAACATGAAGCGGGCGCTACTGAAACGGTTTCTGTTTCTGCCGATAACATTCCGGTTTTTGTACGTGGAGGCGCTTTTATACCCATGATAAAAACGATTCAAAACACAAGCAAATATTCATTGGCTAATTTTGATTTGCATTTTTATTATGATGAGAAAGCAACAAATAGTTTTGGTAAAGTATATAATGATGATGGATTGACATCAAATGCTTATGAAAAAGGAGCTTACGAAATAATCAATTTTGCTAACAATACAACTGCTAAATTAATTACTATCAAAGTAAATACCATTGTTGGAAAATCGTTTACCAGTATCGATAAGAAAATTAATTTAGTTGTTCATAATGTAAATAAGCCAATTAAAATTACTGTAAACGGAATGAATGTTGATTTCAAAACCAATACTAACACTTTGGAAATTCCTGTAGCAATTGAAAAAGGAATGGATAAAGAAATTAAAATTCAATTATAA
- a CDS encoding pseudouridine synthase, which translates to MNNKEGNNKRSSSRTTSSRPSSNKPKPAMPKRAQGPKKVKTIVKVADTTDKVEKKPNQAPKRPKAKDEIRLNKYISNSGTCSRRDADIYIQSGNVKVNGIPVTEMGYMVKPGDVVNFDGVVLTPEKKVYILLNKPKNFTTALDEGQEYRNVLELVKGSTNSKIGPIGRMDKNTTGLLLFTNDTDMIRKFTLPNQKSSKIYQVSLDKNLKFEDLEKINKGLVLDGHRVHVDDVSYIDGEAKSEIGIRLKSANVKVVRSIFEHFNYDVLRIDRVAFAGLTKKNLPRGNWRILTEQEIINLKNV; encoded by the coding sequence ATGAACAATAAGGAAGGCAATAACAAAAGAAGTAGTTCTAGAACAACAAGCTCTAGACCAAGTTCCAATAAGCCAAAACCTGCGATGCCAAAAAGGGCTCAAGGTCCAAAAAAAGTAAAAACCATTGTTAAAGTTGCCGATACTACTGATAAAGTAGAGAAAAAACCAAACCAAGCACCAAAAAGACCTAAAGCGAAAGATGAAATTCGCTTGAATAAATATATCTCAAACTCAGGAACGTGTTCAAGACGTGATGCTGATATTTACATTCAATCTGGAAATGTAAAAGTAAACGGGATTCCTGTTACAGAAATGGGGTACATGGTAAAACCAGGAGATGTTGTTAATTTTGACGGGGTAGTTTTGACTCCAGAGAAAAAAGTATATATCTTATTAAATAAGCCTAAAAATTTTACTACAGCTCTTGATGAAGGTCAAGAATATCGTAATGTATTAGAGTTGGTAAAAGGTTCTACTAATTCTAAAATTGGACCTATAGGAAGAATGGATAAGAATACAACCGGATTATTGTTGTTTACCAATGATACTGATATGATCCGTAAGTTTACATTACCGAATCAAAAATCATCAAAAATTTACCAAGTATCTTTAGATAAAAATTTAAAATTTGAAGATTTAGAAAAAATAAACAAAGGCCTTGTCCTTGATGGTCACCGTGTTCATGTTGATGATGTAAGTTATATTGATGGTGAAGCTAAAAGCGAAATAGGAATTCGATTAAAATCTGCTAACGTAAAAGTGGTACGTTCTATTTTTGAACATTTTAATTATGATGTTTTAAGAATTGACCGTGTAGCTTTTGCAGGTTTGACCAAAAAGAATTTGCCAAGAGGAAATTGGAGAATCTTAACAGAACAAGAAATTATCAATCTGAAGAACGTATAA
- a CDS encoding diphosphomevalonate/mevalonate 3,5-bisphosphate decarboxylase family protein — protein sequence MFEANDFIPSKYNHTIDQGSFSWSAPSNIALVKYWGKKENQIPANPSVSFTLNNCKTITTLAFAKRQNDGNFSFDLLFEGKPKEDFKPKIQKFLERVAIYLPFLKDYHFTIDTQNTFPHSSGIASSASGMAALAMNFMSLEKALNPAMSEDYFYNKASFLARLGSGSACRSVKGQVVVWGNQANIKGSSDLYGVEYPYAINDIFKNFQDTILLVDKGEKQVSSTLGHDLMHNHPFAERRFAQAHENLDKLIPVFENGNLEEFIKIVESEALTLHAMMMTSMPYFILMKPNTLQIINAIWKFRNETKIPVCFTLDAGANVHVLYPNTAKEKVLQFIVSELVDYCQNGQYLCDEIGNGAATG from the coding sequence ATGTTTGAAGCCAACGATTTCATTCCATCAAAATACAATCACACAATAGACCAAGGTAGTTTTTCTTGGAGCGCACCCAGTAATATAGCTTTAGTAAAATATTGGGGCAAAAAAGAGAATCAAATTCCCGCGAATCCATCGGTTAGTTTTACTTTGAATAATTGCAAAACGATAACAACTCTGGCTTTCGCCAAAAGACAAAACGACGGTAATTTTTCTTTCGATTTGCTATTTGAAGGAAAACCCAAAGAAGATTTCAAACCAAAAATTCAGAAATTCTTAGAGCGAGTTGCAATATACTTGCCTTTTCTGAAAGACTATCATTTTACGATTGACACTCAAAATACATTTCCACACAGTTCAGGAATTGCATCTTCGGCATCTGGAATGGCAGCTTTGGCGATGAATTTTATGAGTTTAGAAAAAGCTTTAAATCCAGCAATGTCCGAAGATTATTTCTACAACAAAGCTTCTTTTCTGGCACGACTAGGATCAGGAAGCGCCTGCAGAAGTGTAAAAGGCCAAGTGGTAGTTTGGGGCAATCAAGCCAATATAAAAGGAAGTTCGGATTTGTACGGAGTTGAATATCCGTATGCAATCAATGATATTTTCAAAAATTTTCAAGACACAATTTTGTTGGTTGATAAAGGCGAAAAACAAGTTTCGAGCACTTTAGGCCATGATTTAATGCACAACCATCCTTTTGCCGAAAGGCGATTTGCCCAAGCGCATGAAAATTTAGATAAACTAATTCCTGTTTTTGAAAATGGGAATCTTGAAGAATTCATCAAAATTGTAGAAAGTGAAGCTTTGACCTTACATGCTATGATGATGACTTCTATGCCCTATTTTATTCTAATGAAACCCAATACTTTGCAAATCATTAATGCCATTTGGAAATTTAGAAATGAAACAAAAATACCTGTTTGTTTTACCTTAGATGCTGGAGCAAATGTGCATGTTTTGTATCCAAATACTGCTAAAGAAAAAGTGTTACAATTTATTGTATCCGAATTAGTTGACTATTGTCAAAATGGGCAGTATCTTTGCGATGAAATAGGCAATGGTGCTGCAACGGGGTAA
- a CDS encoding glycerophosphodiester phosphodiesterase, whose amino-acid sequence MNKILKIGHRGAKGYEPENTLISFQKAIEMGADGIELDVHLSSDGHLVVIHDETIDRTTNGKGIVNQLSLQELKSFRINDQYEIPTLEEVFDLVNKRCFINVELKNQDTAEQVVQLIERYISDKNWNHTHFLVSSFDWNALQQVRLLNDDIRIGVLTETDLDLAISFARFLKAEALHPDFQLLTNDYTTKIQEKGILVFPWTVNKKEAIQEMKSFKVDGIITDFLDRI is encoded by the coding sequence ATGAATAAAATTCTCAAAATAGGACATCGCGGAGCCAAAGGATATGAACCCGAAAATACATTGATCTCTTTTCAGAAAGCAATAGAAATGGGGGCAGATGGTATTGAACTGGATGTGCATTTAAGTTCAGATGGTCATTTGGTCGTTATTCATGATGAAACCATAGACAGAACAACTAACGGGAAAGGCATTGTAAACCAACTCTCCTTGCAGGAACTCAAATCGTTTCGCATCAATGATCAATATGAGATTCCAACATTAGAAGAAGTTTTCGATTTGGTTAATAAACGTTGTTTTATCAATGTTGAATTAAAAAATCAAGATACCGCTGAGCAAGTAGTTCAATTGATTGAGCGTTATATCTCAGACAAAAATTGGAATCATACTCATTTTCTAGTGTCAAGTTTTGATTGGAATGCCTTGCAACAAGTTAGACTTTTAAACGACGATATCCGAATTGGAGTTTTAACAGAAACCGATTTGGATTTGGCTATTTCTTTTGCCCGATTTCTAAAAGCCGAAGCCTTGCATCCCGACTTTCAATTATTAACCAATGACTATACTACCAAAATACAAGAGAAAGGGATTCTTGTTTTTCCATGGACAGTAAATAAGAAAGAGGCTATCCAAGAAATGAAATCATTCAAAGTAGATGGAATAATCACAGATTTCCTTGACCGTATTTAA
- a CDS encoding nuclear transport factor 2 family protein, translated as MTPEKLQSIAFKWFDAFNNHNLEQLLSLYDDDAEHFSPKLKIRKPETQGLVKGKQALRDWWQDAFDRLPSLHYKVTSLTANSDRVFMEYVRTVDGDEDMLVAEVLDIKENKIIASRVYHG; from the coding sequence ATGACACCAGAAAAATTACAATCAATTGCCTTTAAATGGTTTGATGCATTCAATAATCATAATTTAGAACAGCTATTATCTCTTTATGATGATGATGCCGAACATTTTAGTCCAAAATTAAAAATTAGAAAACCCGAAACTCAAGGATTAGTTAAAGGAAAGCAAGCATTGCGAGATTGGTGGCAAGATGCGTTTGATCGCTTGCCTTCATTGCATTACAAAGTAACCTCCCTTACCGCGAATTCAGATCGTGTTTTTATGGAATATGTACGAACAGTTGATGGTGACGAAGATATGCTTGTGGCTGAAGTTCTCGATATAAAAGAAAATAAAATTATAGCTTCAAGAGTATATCATGGATAA